One genomic segment of Nitrospira sp. includes these proteins:
- a CDS encoding BamA/TamA family outer membrane protein, with protein sequence MSSLRRLVSLIVCLWAGTAAVCLVSAWADTQVIPVPSVSTTRNDGNDLGLIMPILITDPDGELKYLMAPMVIRNSIVGTRGAFNFFQYEPGGRQIQFIGSFTEKIERKLVFNYLDPAFSNGRYFLQFGGSFFKNATSRFFGPGQDSIEGNETNYTAREIRANWRFGVYMNEVTQIALAQRVRDVQLQRGATNLPFTGERFGDVDGVKGQSTIVGHRVSFHYDTRNNLVTPTDGMAVTAYAELNQNVRNGEHPVYSRYELDIKKLFPSESKRAILVVRANLQATIGTQVPFFEQSSLGGQNNLRGFGVDRYIDKHLISVSIEERIHIARTRLAGVMADFELAPFLDTGQVFGNFKDVSVKDYRMTPGLGIRGIVRPNVVGRLDYGFSREGGAIFAGLDFPY encoded by the coding sequence ATGTCCTCCCTGCGTCGACTTGTTAGTTTGATCGTCTGCCTGTGGGCAGGGACGGCCGCGGTGTGTCTCGTGTCCGCCTGGGCCGACACGCAAGTCATCCCCGTTCCGTCGGTCTCTACGACGCGCAACGACGGCAACGATCTCGGGCTGATCATGCCGATTTTGATCACCGACCCTGACGGGGAACTGAAGTATTTGATGGCCCCCATGGTGATTCGGAATTCGATTGTTGGAACCAGAGGGGCATTCAATTTCTTTCAGTACGAGCCGGGCGGGCGGCAAATTCAGTTTATCGGCTCGTTCACGGAGAAGATCGAGCGCAAGCTCGTGTTTAACTATCTGGATCCCGCCTTCAGCAACGGGCGGTACTTTCTGCAGTTCGGCGGGTCGTTTTTCAAGAACGCCACGTCCCGGTTTTTCGGCCCCGGGCAGGATTCCATCGAAGGCAATGAGACCAATTACACGGCCCGGGAAATACGGGCAAACTGGCGGTTCGGCGTCTATATGAACGAGGTGACGCAGATTGCGCTGGCTCAGCGTGTTCGTGATGTGCAGCTTCAGCGCGGGGCCACCAATCTTCCGTTTACCGGCGAGCGGTTCGGGGATGTGGATGGTGTCAAGGGGCAATCGACGATCGTCGGGCACCGTGTTAGTTTTCACTATGACACGCGCAACAATCTGGTGACACCGACGGATGGGATGGCCGTAACCGCGTATGCGGAGTTGAATCAGAATGTGAGGAACGGTGAGCATCCGGTGTATTCGCGGTATGAACTCGACATCAAGAAGCTGTTTCCCAGTGAATCGAAGCGGGCCATTCTTGTCGTGCGGGCAAATTTGCAGGCTACGATCGGCACGCAGGTTCCATTCTTCGAACAAAGCTCGCTGGGCGGGCAGAACAATCTCCGCGGCTTCGGCGTCGACCGTTACATCGACAAGCATCTGATCTCCGTGAGCATCGAAGAGCGGATTCATATCGCCCGCACCAGACTGGCGGGTGTCATGGCGGATTTTGAATTGGCCCCGTTCCTTGATACAGGTCAGGTCTTCGGGAATTTCAAAGATGTCAGTGTCAAAGATTACCGGATGACTCCGGGGCTCGGCATCCGCGGTATTGTACGGCCGAATGTCGTGGGTCGCCTCGATTATGGATTCAGTCGTGAAGGCGGTGCGATTTTCGCCGGTCTTGATTTCCCCTACTAG
- a CDS encoding ABC transporter substrate-binding protein gives MVTHNAVGRAGSVMRQVGRLVAVGLVGICLSLGGELSQALAGPPTDSMKGTIDEVLRIIRDKDLKQTAKAEERRSLLEKVVAERFDYQEMSRRALGAPWNQLSDQDKQEFVSLFQTLLTSSYAEKVESYSGEGVQYLNERTEKDYAEVRTKILSGKTEIPLDYRLINRGTDWRVYDVVVDGVSLVNNYRGQFTKILRASSYPDLVDQLRKKSDKLKSP, from the coding sequence ATGGTGACGCACAATGCAGTGGGGCGAGCGGGGTCGGTAATGCGACAGGTCGGCCGGTTGGTCGCGGTCGGTCTGGTGGGGATCTGCCTTTCTCTCGGGGGTGAATTATCGCAGGCCCTTGCCGGGCCTCCGACGGATTCGATGAAGGGCACGATCGACGAGGTGCTTCGCATCATTCGCGATAAGGATTTGAAGCAGACGGCCAAGGCTGAAGAGCGGCGATCGTTGCTGGAGAAAGTGGTGGCCGAGCGGTTTGATTATCAGGAAATGTCGCGCCGGGCGCTCGGAGCCCCCTGGAACCAGCTTTCAGATCAAGACAAGCAGGAATTCGTGTCCCTGTTTCAGACGCTCCTGACCAGTTCGTACGCAGAAAAAGTGGAGTCCTATTCCGGTGAAGGCGTGCAGTATCTGAATGAACGAACCGAAAAAGACTATGCCGAAGTGCGGACCAAGATCCTCTCGGGGAAAACGGAAATCCCGCTTGACTATCGTCTCATCAACCGGGGCACGGACTGGCGGGTGTACGATGTCGTGGTCGATGGTGTGAGTTTGGTGAACAACTATCGCGGGCAATTTACCAAGATCCTTCGTGCGTCGTCCTACCCCGATCTTGTCGATCAGCTCCGGAAAAAATCCGATAAGCTCAAATCTCCGTAA
- the mlaD gene encoding outer membrane lipid asymmetry maintenance protein MlaD yields MENTKLELVVGAFVLVGILCLGYLSIKLGKLEVIGGDLYEVTALFNTATGLKSGATIEIAGVEVGRVRGIALKEDRAIVTLAVGNGVKLYTDTIASIKTRGIIGEKFLALSPGGGGDPLKPGDTIRDTESGLDLEELVSQYVHGKVN; encoded by the coding sequence ATGGAAAATACCAAGCTCGAACTGGTGGTCGGCGCGTTTGTCCTGGTCGGGATTCTGTGTCTGGGCTATCTCTCCATCAAGCTGGGCAAGCTGGAGGTGATCGGCGGCGACCTATATGAAGTGACCGCGCTGTTCAATACCGCGACCGGCTTGAAGTCTGGCGCGACCATTGAAATTGCCGGCGTGGAGGTGGGGCGTGTCAGGGGCATTGCGCTCAAAGAGGATCGCGCGATCGTCACGCTCGCCGTCGGCAACGGGGTGAAGCTCTATACGGATACCATTGCGTCGATCAAGACGAGAGGAATTATCGGGGAGAAGTTTTTGGCGTTGTCGCCGGGCGGTGGCGGCGATCCCTTGAAACCAGGCGACACCATTCGAGATACTGAGTCCGGCTTGGACCTTGAAGAGTTGGTGAGTCAATATGTCCATGGTAAGGTGAACTGA
- a CDS encoding ATP-binding cassette domain-containing protein, which produces MGLFSDVDLVVSMLKLVGVKKTLGTQPVLRGVDLTIPAGKLTTIIGRSGEGKSVLLKHMIGLLQPDEGQVWVGDVDISRLRGQPLNEVRKRFSMLFQGAALFDSMSVFENVAFPLKEKLRMKGPEVAARVNEMLEQVGLAGMGHKFPAELSGGMRKRAGLARALVMRPEIVLFDEPTTGLDPLMAKAIHELITTTQRTFGFTAVMVSHEIPEIFFLSDYVAILKQGRIAVMAPPAEFIRTTDPEIHEFISVGGPVVLSGAAASS; this is translated from the coding sequence GTGGGATTATTTTCTGACGTCGATCTTGTTGTAAGTATGCTCAAGCTTGTCGGTGTGAAAAAAACGTTGGGAACCCAGCCCGTGTTGCGGGGAGTTGACCTGACGATTCCGGCCGGGAAGTTGACGACCATTATCGGACGCAGCGGTGAGGGGAAGAGTGTGCTGCTGAAGCACATGATCGGGCTGCTGCAACCGGACGAGGGACAGGTCTGGGTCGGCGATGTCGACATTTCCCGCCTGCGCGGCCAGCCGTTGAATGAAGTGCGGAAGCGGTTTTCGATGTTGTTTCAAGGGGCGGCACTGTTCGATTCGATGTCCGTTTTTGAGAACGTGGCCTTTCCATTGAAAGAGAAGTTGCGCATGAAGGGGCCGGAAGTGGCGGCGCGGGTGAACGAGATGCTCGAACAGGTCGGATTGGCCGGCATGGGGCACAAATTTCCGGCAGAGCTCAGCGGAGGAATGCGGAAGCGCGCCGGCTTGGCCCGCGCTTTAGTGATGCGGCCTGAGATTGTCTTGTTCGATGAGCCGACCACGGGACTGGATCCGTTGATGGCGAAGGCCATTCATGAGTTGATTACGACGACGCAGCGGACCTTCGGATTTACGGCGGTCATGGTCAGTCATGAGATCCCGGAGATTTTCTTCCTGTCCGATTACGTCGCCATCTTGAAACAGGGACGGATTGCGGTGATGGCCCCGCCTGCCGAATTCATTCGAACGACAGATCCGGAGATCCATGAATTTATTTCAGTCGGGGGGCCGGTCGTGCTGTCCGGCGCCGCTGCAAGCTCGTAA
- a CDS encoding MlaE family lipid ABC transporter permease subunit, which yields MTMLEAIGRLVLKYVREMGRMLIFLVSSFGWLVRPPFRFIQFVKQLHFIGYKSTFVVVLTAGFTGMVLALQGYYTLRKFGSEGLLGSAVALSMIRELGPVLAALMVTARAGSAMTAEIGIMRITEQIDALDTMAINPLQYLIAPKVVGGLIGVPLLVALFDVVGIYGGYLVGVDLLGVNAGSYWTSIESAVEWKDVYGGILKSISFGLIISWVCCYKGFYTRMSAEGLGSATTEAVVLSSVVILVWDYFLTSILL from the coding sequence ATGACGATGCTCGAAGCGATAGGGCGGCTGGTCTTGAAGTATGTCCGGGAAATGGGCCGCATGCTCATTTTTCTCGTGTCATCGTTCGGGTGGCTGGTGCGACCGCCATTCCGGTTCATCCAGTTCGTCAAACAGCTGCACTTCATCGGATATAAATCCACCTTTGTTGTCGTGTTGACGGCCGGATTCACCGGCATGGTACTCGCCCTTCAAGGTTATTACACCTTGCGGAAGTTCGGCTCCGAGGGATTGCTCGGGTCGGCCGTTGCGTTGAGCATGATTCGAGAGCTCGGACCGGTGTTGGCGGCGTTGATGGTGACGGCTCGGGCCGGTTCGGCCATGACCGCTGAAATCGGCATCATGCGCATCACGGAACAGATCGATGCCCTCGACACCATGGCCATCAATCCGCTCCAGTACCTCATTGCGCCGAAGGTGGTCGGGGGGTTGATCGGAGTCCCGTTGCTGGTGGCCCTCTTCGACGTCGTCGGAATCTACGGTGGGTATCTGGTCGGCGTGGATCTCCTCGGCGTGAATGCCGGATCCTACTGGACGTCGATCGAGTCTGCCGTCGAATGGAAAGATGTCTACGGCGGAATTCTCAAATCGATCAGCTTCGGACTGATCATCAGCTGGGTCTGTTGCTACAAGGGCTTCTATACCCGTATGAGTGCCGAGGGATTGGGTTCGGCGACGACGGAGGCTGTGGTGTTGTCTTCTGTGGTGATCCTGGTGTGGGATTATTTTCTGACGTCGATCTTGTTGTAA
- the shc gene encoding squalene--hopene cyclase: MKLFRTLFDRISSSWLATIPGKYNPAVEYAQTPPLRLVSDKVAPSAATDSSRRPSAHTVSQPDAIDDAIRRSQSWFLSKQDPAEGFWVAELEADTTLTSEYLMLRRFLDCVDPVKEERAVRYLKSMQLPDGGWPIYYGGPAEISASVKAYFALKLSGIPASDPCLLRARECIMTMGGVVQANVFTKIALALFDQYDWEGVPHMPVEIMLLPKRFYFSIYAISYWSRAVLIPLLIVFAHQPVCRIPREQGIEELYLVPRGQVPYWKYPPFNKDQAWFTPHNFFVMLDAVLKLYDRMPLLWLREKAMHKAATWMLDHLKGKGGLGAIYPAMANSVLALRCLGYEMDDPLVQKALREIEDLEVHETATVDGQRVPTLHLQPCHSPIWDTALLMNALIEAGMPQDHPALVKAGGYLMSRQTKTVGDWTISSPQAEPGGWYFQFENELYPDVDDSAVVLMALAKLKMPEPADLRESIRRGMQWVLAMQSSDGGWGAYDKDNNRVVFNYIPFADHKALLDPSTADLAGRCLEMLGALGYDRSHPAVQPALAFLKKQQEADGSWYGRWGVNYIYGTWSVLAGLRAIGEDVSSPYIRRAVSWLESKQNPDGGWGEACLSYAEDAHSGKGQSTPSQTAWALMALMSAGVTESLSIARGVQYLLRHQLKDGSWEEVMHTGTGFPRVFYLRYHWYCQYFPLWALAMYRNLRSRGRMRAEELREHVESSGCYRFDH, translated from the coding sequence ATGAAGCTCTTTCGCACACTGTTTGACCGGATCTCCAGTAGTTGGCTCGCGACGATTCCCGGGAAATACAATCCGGCGGTCGAATATGCGCAAACACCTCCGCTCAGGCTGGTCTCAGATAAAGTGGCTCCGTCGGCGGCCACCGATTCATCGCGCCGCCCATCGGCTCACACCGTGAGTCAACCGGACGCGATCGACGACGCGATCCGTCGGAGTCAAAGCTGGTTTTTATCCAAACAGGATCCCGCTGAAGGATTTTGGGTGGCGGAACTCGAGGCCGATACCACGCTGACGTCGGAATACCTGATGTTGCGGAGGTTTCTCGATTGCGTCGATCCCGTCAAGGAAGAACGCGCTGTCCGGTATTTAAAGTCCATGCAGTTGCCCGACGGCGGCTGGCCGATCTATTACGGTGGGCCCGCGGAAATCAGCGCCTCCGTGAAGGCCTACTTTGCGCTGAAGCTCAGCGGAATCCCTGCGTCCGATCCCTGCTTGCTGCGTGCGCGTGAGTGCATCATGACCATGGGCGGAGTCGTGCAGGCGAACGTCTTCACGAAAATTGCCTTGGCGTTGTTCGATCAGTATGACTGGGAAGGCGTGCCCCACATGCCGGTCGAGATCATGCTGCTGCCGAAGCGGTTTTATTTCAGCATCTACGCAATTTCCTATTGGTCCCGCGCCGTGCTCATTCCGTTGCTGATCGTGTTTGCGCATCAACCGGTGTGCCGGATTCCGCGAGAGCAGGGTATCGAGGAGCTGTATCTCGTTCCACGCGGGCAGGTGCCGTACTGGAAGTATCCGCCCTTCAACAAAGATCAAGCCTGGTTCACGCCGCATAATTTCTTCGTCATGCTCGATGCGGTGCTCAAGCTCTATGACCGGATGCCCCTCCTGTGGTTGCGCGAGAAGGCGATGCACAAGGCTGCCACGTGGATGTTGGATCACCTCAAAGGGAAGGGCGGGCTGGGCGCGATTTATCCGGCGATGGCGAATTCCGTGCTGGCGCTCCGGTGCTTAGGCTATGAGATGGATGACCCGCTGGTGCAGAAAGCCCTTCGTGAGATTGAAGATCTGGAAGTGCACGAAACCGCGACGGTGGATGGCCAGCGTGTCCCGACCTTACATCTGCAGCCCTGCCATTCTCCGATTTGGGATACGGCCTTGCTCATGAATGCGCTGATCGAAGCGGGCATGCCGCAAGACCATCCGGCGCTGGTGAAGGCGGGTGGCTATCTTATGTCCCGGCAGACGAAAACGGTCGGTGATTGGACGATTTCTTCACCGCAAGCCGAGCCGGGCGGGTGGTATTTCCAATTTGAAAACGAGCTATATCCCGATGTGGACGACTCGGCCGTCGTGTTGATGGCGCTCGCGAAGCTCAAGATGCCGGAGCCGGCCGACCTGCGGGAATCCATTCGCCGTGGGATGCAATGGGTGCTGGCCATGCAGAGTTCCGACGGCGGGTGGGGCGCGTACGACAAGGATAATAATCGGGTTGTCTTTAACTACATCCCGTTTGCGGACCATAAGGCGTTACTCGATCCGAGCACGGCGGATCTCGCCGGGCGCTGTCTAGAAATGCTGGGCGCCTTAGGTTACGACCGGTCCCATCCGGCGGTGCAGCCGGCGCTGGCGTTTCTCAAGAAGCAACAGGAGGCGGACGGGAGTTGGTATGGCCGCTGGGGCGTGAATTACATTTACGGCACGTGGTCGGTGCTGGCGGGCCTTCGCGCGATCGGAGAAGACGTCTCGTCTCCCTACATTCGCCGGGCCGTGTCCTGGCTTGAGTCCAAGCAGAATCCCGATGGCGGATGGGGTGAGGCCTGTCTCTCCTATGCGGAAGACGCGCATAGCGGCAAAGGCCAGAGCACCCCTTCGCAAACAGCCTGGGCCTTGATGGCGTTGATGTCCGCCGGGGTGACGGAATCGTTGAGCATCGCCCGTGGCGTGCAGTATCTCCTGAGGCATCAGCTCAAGGACGGCTCCTGGGAAGAAGTCATGCATACCGGCACGGGATTCCCGCGCGTGTTCTATCTTCGCTACCACTGGTACTGCCAGTATTTCCCTCTGTGGGCGCTCGCGATGTATCGCAATCTCCGGTCACGGGGCCGCATGCGAGCCGAAGAGCTTCGGGAGCACGTGGAGTCTTCCGGATGCTATCGGTTTGATCATTGA
- the smc gene encoding chromosome segregation protein SMC gives MYLKSLDMLGFKSFAESRIEFPQGVTAIVGPNGSGKSNVVDAILWVLGEQSTKTLRSEKMEDVIFNGTELRKPLGMAEVSLIIGGLDHTALPQEGGSGLPSELTEFQELMITRRLYRNGDSEYLINKTACRLKDIRTLLMDTRAGSKGHTVIAQGQIDQILNASPQDRRELIEETAGIVRYKKQKAEALRKLDATQQNMLRVRDIIAEVKKQLNSLERQARQARTYQTLQQEARSVEIELLTREFVALRAGLKDVEAEVLSLDQQESEKAAGQARFATDLEQSRLRAIEIGESTGKIREELGRIEHQQAQALTAAEVERNRSQLFEQQQQQESRELESLANAQEELAHSLETIEASLVSLEEELLSREQAFAALDQDMERLLHQRASAVAEEERGRLDIMQLAVLVANTEQTVAQLIARMGEVSDRGTKLAAEQEELEGHRSTALTRHEALRQEYGEAGRMVATIRAQQESVQTEASNVAAEQQELDRVILQRSEELAAVDSRLQALQGVVREEMGYGREGQDEGTALKSCEGVRDAIAEWLVIPPGMDRAVEAVLGERVHGWFVDEPSVAQRAISFLREKELGRGTFIPQQPRWERAGSGSQAWWQALADQAGVVGRAVDLIQADEARTAAKDCLFDRVVIVESLDHAVRLWERQLWAGAEGPILVTLGGEVMDASGVISGGHAHAGQGLLERRREVVSLEAKRSELTAAVESDKQRRLELQGLGQSLTLQIRQLAESLRDTEMQDLSLRKDEENLRQFMADLDVRLAGIAAEIQKGIVDRQRFEQEARSAQAQLGQWLSEKAGQEASLGRVRERLTAIDQEGRVFQERVTEARLLSESLRAKQGHEQANRLRIRQQQVESEQRRQALQSHLEGLDRDIQHSQEERSRQELLCQEFGEAAAKIKAQLIATQEQQAQEMAVGQSLEASLDVVRRDMSAVRDARMAVEVRRAELRTQLSAVESTLSGTYQLDPVALASGGAVPGPEAVADAGSEAAAEAVPNPLAQAPHAELKEQLQKLRERLDRMGPINLAAISEHQELDQRYTFLTTQEQDLATSINSLKEIIQRINKTTKDMFVTTFAELQQKFTEVFGQFFPGGRAELLLVDEPVGENGEGAGNQEPGVDIVAQPPGKRLKSITMLSGGEKTLTAMALLFASFLIRPTPFCLLDEIDAPLDEENIGRFTSVLREMSKNAQFLVITHNKRTMAIADSLFGVTMEQPGVSKLVSVRLGDLQPA, from the coding sequence ATGTATTTGAAATCGCTCGATATGCTGGGGTTCAAGTCATTTGCCGAATCGAGGATCGAGTTCCCGCAAGGGGTGACGGCTATCGTCGGCCCCAACGGCAGCGGCAAGAGCAACGTGGTAGACGCCATTCTCTGGGTGTTGGGCGAGCAGAGCACCAAGACGTTGCGAAGCGAGAAAATGGAAGATGTGATTTTTAACGGCACCGAATTGCGCAAGCCCCTCGGGATGGCGGAGGTCTCGCTCATCATCGGCGGACTCGATCACACGGCCTTGCCGCAGGAAGGTGGGTCGGGATTGCCGAGCGAGTTGACCGAGTTCCAAGAGCTCATGATCACGCGGCGGCTCTACCGGAACGGGGACAGCGAATACCTCATCAACAAGACGGCCTGCCGGCTCAAAGATATCCGGACGCTGCTCATGGATACGCGTGCCGGCAGCAAGGGACATACGGTCATTGCCCAGGGCCAGATCGATCAGATCCTGAACGCGTCCCCTCAAGACCGGCGCGAATTGATTGAAGAGACGGCCGGGATCGTCCGGTACAAAAAGCAGAAGGCCGAAGCCCTTCGCAAGCTCGATGCGACCCAGCAAAACATGTTGCGTGTCCGTGACATCATCGCGGAAGTGAAGAAACAGCTGAATTCCCTGGAGCGGCAGGCGCGGCAGGCGCGCACCTACCAGACGTTGCAACAGGAAGCGCGTTCGGTCGAGATCGAACTGCTGACCAGGGAGTTTGTCGCGTTACGGGCGGGCTTGAAGGACGTCGAAGCCGAGGTGCTGAGTCTCGATCAACAAGAGTCCGAAAAAGCCGCCGGGCAGGCGCGGTTCGCGACGGATTTGGAGCAATCCCGGTTGCGGGCAATTGAAATCGGCGAGTCGACCGGTAAGATTCGCGAAGAGCTGGGCCGGATCGAGCATCAGCAGGCGCAGGCGCTGACGGCGGCCGAAGTCGAGCGGAACCGGAGCCAATTATTCGAACAGCAGCAACAGCAAGAGTCCCGTGAGTTGGAAAGTCTGGCGAACGCCCAGGAGGAGTTGGCGCACTCGCTGGAAACCATCGAAGCGTCGCTGGTCTCGCTTGAAGAGGAGTTGCTGTCGCGCGAACAGGCCTTCGCCGCGCTGGATCAAGATATGGAGCGCCTCCTCCATCAGCGAGCTTCTGCCGTGGCGGAGGAAGAACGCGGGCGTCTCGACATTATGCAGCTGGCGGTTCTGGTGGCGAATACCGAGCAGACGGTGGCGCAGTTGATTGCCAGAATGGGCGAAGTCTCCGATCGGGGGACCAAGCTGGCCGCGGAGCAAGAAGAGCTGGAAGGTCATCGATCGACGGCGTTGACGCGCCATGAAGCCTTGAGACAGGAGTATGGCGAGGCCGGGCGCATGGTCGCCACGATTCGCGCGCAGCAAGAGAGCGTCCAAACTGAGGCGTCCAACGTGGCGGCTGAGCAGCAGGAGCTCGATCGTGTCATCCTTCAGCGGTCGGAAGAGTTGGCGGCCGTCGATTCACGGTTGCAGGCGCTGCAAGGCGTCGTGCGGGAAGAAATGGGGTACGGGCGGGAAGGCCAGGATGAAGGCACGGCGCTCAAATCCTGCGAGGGAGTTCGCGATGCGATCGCCGAATGGCTCGTGATCCCTCCCGGCATGGACCGGGCGGTCGAAGCGGTCTTAGGAGAGCGTGTGCACGGGTGGTTTGTCGATGAACCGTCGGTGGCGCAGCGCGCGATTAGTTTTCTTCGGGAGAAGGAACTGGGGCGCGGGACGTTTATCCCGCAACAGCCGCGTTGGGAACGCGCCGGATCAGGGTCTCAGGCCTGGTGGCAGGCGCTCGCCGATCAGGCCGGTGTGGTGGGCAGAGCGGTCGACCTGATTCAAGCGGACGAGGCTCGCACAGCGGCGAAAGACTGTCTGTTCGATCGGGTGGTGATTGTGGAGTCGTTGGACCATGCGGTGCGATTGTGGGAACGACAGCTCTGGGCCGGGGCTGAGGGACCGATCTTGGTCACCTTGGGGGGCGAAGTAATGGATGCCTCCGGCGTCATCAGCGGCGGCCATGCCCATGCGGGGCAAGGGTTGTTGGAGCGTCGGCGCGAGGTCGTCAGCCTGGAGGCCAAGCGGAGCGAGCTCACCGCAGCGGTCGAGTCCGACAAACAGCGGCGTCTTGAATTGCAGGGGCTCGGGCAGAGTTTGACTCTGCAGATTCGGCAGTTGGCCGAATCCCTAAGGGATACGGAAATGCAGGATTTGTCCTTGCGGAAGGATGAAGAAAACCTCCGGCAATTTATGGCGGATCTCGACGTGCGTCTGGCCGGGATTGCCGCCGAGATACAAAAAGGGATCGTCGACCGGCAGCGGTTCGAACAGGAGGCGCGTTCGGCGCAGGCTCAGCTAGGGCAGTGGCTCAGCGAAAAGGCCGGGCAAGAGGCCAGTTTAGGGCGTGTGCGGGAGCGGCTGACGGCCATCGATCAAGAAGGCCGGGTGTTTCAAGAACGGGTGACGGAAGCCCGACTGCTGTCCGAAAGTCTGCGTGCCAAACAAGGGCATGAGCAGGCGAATCGTTTGCGAATCAGGCAGCAGCAAGTCGAAAGCGAACAACGTCGGCAGGCCCTGCAGAGTCACCTTGAGGGATTGGACCGTGACATTCAACACAGCCAGGAAGAACGCAGCCGCCAGGAACTGTTGTGCCAGGAATTCGGCGAGGCCGCGGCAAAGATTAAGGCTCAGTTGATTGCCACGCAAGAACAGCAGGCTCAAGAGATGGCTGTCGGACAGTCGTTAGAGGCCAGTCTGGACGTGGTGCGTCGCGACATGTCGGCGGTGCGGGATGCGCGTATGGCGGTGGAGGTCCGGCGGGCTGAACTACGCACGCAGTTGAGCGCGGTCGAAAGCACCTTGTCGGGAACGTATCAGCTGGATCCGGTTGCGCTCGCCAGCGGCGGTGCGGTACCCGGTCCCGAGGCTGTCGCGGATGCCGGGAGCGAGGCCGCTGCTGAGGCGGTTCCGAATCCATTGGCTCAGGCGCCACACGCTGAACTGAAGGAACAATTGCAAAAGCTGCGCGAACGGCTCGACCGCATGGGGCCGATCAATCTTGCTGCGATCAGCGAGCATCAGGAACTCGACCAGCGCTATACCTTTCTCACCACTCAAGAGCAGGATCTTGCCACGTCGATTAACTCCCTCAAGGAAATTATTCAGCGGATCAACAAAACGACGAAGGACATGTTCGTGACCACCTTCGCCGAGCTTCAGCAGAAGTTCACTGAAGTCTTCGGCCAGTTTTTCCCCGGAGGACGTGCGGAGCTGCTGTTGGTCGATGAGCCGGTCGGCGAAAACGGAGAAGGCGCAGGGAATCAAGAGCCGGGTGTGGATATCGTGGCGCAGCCTCCGGGGAAGCGTTTAAAGAGCATCACGATGCTGTCCGGAGGAGAGAAGACCTTGACCGCGATGGCGCTCCTCTTCGCCAGTTTCTTGATCCGGCCGACGCCGTTTTGTCTGCTCGACGAAATCGACGCTCCACTCGATGAGGAAAATATCGGGCGTTTCACCAGCGTGCTTCGGGAGATGTCGAAGAACGCGCAGTTCCTCGTCATTACCCATAATAAGCGCACCATGGCGATTGCCGATTCGTTGTTCGGCGTGACGATGGAACAGCCGGGCGTGTCCAAGCTGGTGTCGGTGCGGTTGGGCGATCTCCAGCCGGCCTGA